The Phragmites australis chromosome 15, lpPhrAust1.1, whole genome shotgun sequence genome window below encodes:
- the LOC133893097 gene encoding protein REDUCED CHLOROPLAST COVERAGE 1 isoform X2 produces the protein MAPKSKRGKAKVLPVAIDITVNLPDQSHVILKGISTDRIIDVRRLLCVNTATCAITNYSFTHETRDGPLKDAADIATLKPCTLTLVDEEYNEERAVEHVRRLLDIVACTTSFGPPPPPPPPLSPKDGDAAKELSNSSSSSKAAASASSGGRRTASPPPAAGAAKDSSAAKEAAAKESTASAELEAEMSGACPRLGAFYEFFSLANLTPPLHFIKRVSQPRQEEQPSDDHLFFLEAKLCSGKFVVVEARRKGFFSLGKQRVLCQNLIDLLRHLSRAFDNVYEDLMKAFLERNKFGNFPYGFRANTWLVPPIAAQSPSMFPPLPAEDETWGGSGGGWGRDGKSNMLPWADEFLYLTSMPCKTAEERELRDRRAFLLHSLFVDVAIFRAIAAVRHVMKSTEVSASTKIDEVLYSETVGNFSITVTRDSSDASCKVDTKIDGSRATGMDSKNLAERNLLKGITADENTAAHDVDSLGIINLRYCGYVAVAKVNNIDKTKVDSSIKPINIADQPEGGAHALNINSLRMLLNEANSTGEKKISNLSQNHRQEELTAAQTFVEKLLKESLEKLEEEETEKQSFMRWELGACWVQHLQDQKNSDKDKKQGSEKEKKKTVDKALKETKVEGLGKPLKALKNSKNAVDTAEKGSSLGAKILSEGTSSAESQKDRASDVELPQGESSASENERLLKDLLLDAAFTRLKESETGLHQKSPPELIEMALKYYDEVALPKLVADFGSLELSPVDGRTLTDFMHTRGLQMRSLGRVVKLSEKLSHVQSLCVHEMIVRAFKHIVRSVIAAISDMRQLALKIAAALNLLLGVPESEVSGSSPNVHPLVWRWLVVFLKKRYEFELTEKHYHDVRKYAILRGLCHKVGIELAPRDFVMDSAFPFHKQDIISLVPVHKQVACSSADGRQLLESSKTALDKGKLEDAVNYGTKALSKLITVCGPYHRMTAGAYSLLAVVLYHTGDFNQATIYQQKALDINERELGLDHPDTMKSYGDLAVFYYRLQHTELALKYVKRALYLLHLTCGPSHPNTAATYINVAMMEEGLGNVHVALRYLHKALKCNQKLLGPDHIQTAASYHAIAIALSLMEAYSLSVQHEQTTLQILRAKLGPDDLRTQDAAAWLEYFESKVIEQQEAARNGTRKPDASIASKGHLSVSDLLDYINPDQENKGRDSESGKRRYSSIKVLSHSNESSNGTSPEISPRDSTPIINEEQQVKELSKDDGVDLISEAEVKQSPKSFEHPAASELPLEIAEVHINLPKEVLQEETVEPEDGWQSVQRPKSAGGPGKQVKHYRPTTRKVYNPNSHDPTYTSQYKARNSYSNNRYYFLRKRTVVPTTYTDPQQHVKVQTSGARFGRKIYKAVTYRVKPGTASSEVEGTSKSTEQMSGKAESQITYSQVQNPTSIDQKESEPHGTLVASIGNAPSYKDVALARPGTIAKTQIQKSRDDVMHSQPSLGQIIAQEMKDSLVDLLKVEQRSVSGNTDNSKVTNVKGEIQRSEETKFSKRELEIENLGKDGLQDMPLSKAEESITESEPAKSKEDANVFSTTNQEPSSSGNDGAAIEFSGSTGSVKAEQSGKSDKEFFEEALPSSIEPIAVSASTTDTGSLGGVGSEKSKPNLLLSNIDLREMPNKKLSAAAPPFNPSPPAVLSPLAGKVGLPPPGAIPGVAPWPVNVSLHPGHSTMVPSGPPLCMSPHHLYPPAPRSPNLLHPMPFIYPPYSQPQVVPSTTYPMNTNIFRPNHYGWQPYMNPAASEFVPVSAWSSSHTVDFIPTPHVVDPISQSLADKHIQSDAAVVSIGLSLDSNTVAAKEEMEAPAVVGSGNFISNKHDDQDKQLKDAARIELNPDIQGDSTHYIGVANHSRSNMKNEDEGSFRIYVKGKSRRKQTLRIPISLLNKTYGSRSFKLAYNKVVRENDIFRPSSVSFADVVSAGN, from the exons ATGGCGCCCAAGAGCAAGCGCGGGAAGGCCAAAg TTCTCCCTGTGGCCATTGATATCACCGTGAACCTCCCGGACCAGTCTCATGTCATTCTCAAG GGAATTTCGACGGACAGGATCATCGATGTGAGGCGGCTACTGTGCGTCAACACTGCCACATGTGCCATCACAAACTACTCGTTCACACATGAG ACGCGCGACGGTCCATTGAAGGATGCTGCTGATATTGCGACACTGAAGCCGTGCACGCTCACCCTGGTGGATG AGGAGTACAACGAGGAGAGAGCGGTGGAACacgtgcggcggctgctggacATCGTCGCCTGCACCACGTCCttcgggccgccgccgccgcctccacccccACTGTCCCCCAAGGACGGCGATGCCGCCAAGGAACTCTCGaactccagctccagctccaaggCTGCCGCTTCCGCTTCCTCGGGCGGGCGTCGCacggcctcgccgccgccggctgccgGGGCCGCGAAGGATTCATCGGCAGCAAAGGAGGCAGCGGCCAAGGAGTCCACGGCTTCGGCGGAGCTGGAGGCCGAGATGAGCGGCGCGTGCCCACGCCTCGGCGCCTTCTACGAGTTCTTCTCGCTCGCCAACCTCACGCCGCCCCTCCACT TTATAAAGCGAGTGTCGCAGCCTCGACAGGAGGAGCAGCCTTCGGATGACCATCTATTCTTTCTCGAG GCAAAGCTTTGTAGTGGGAAATTCGTTGTTGTTGAAGCTCGAAGAAAGGGATTCTTCAGTTTGGGGAAGCAGCGAGTCTTGTGCCAGAACCTTATCGATCTTCTGAGGCATCTTAGTAGAGCATTCGATAAT GTTTATGAAGATCTTATGAAGGCATTTTTGGAACGAAACAAG TTTGGAAATTTTCCTTATGGTTTTCGTGCAAACACATGGCTTGTTCCTCCAATTGCTGCTCAGTCGCCATCAATGtttcctcctcttcctgccGAGGATGAAACTTGGGGAGGCAGTGGAGGTGGTTGGGGAAGGGATGGCAAAAGTAATATGTTGCCATGGGCAGATGAATTCCTCTATCTCACATCCATGCCTTGCAAAACTGCTGAGGAGAGGGAACTCCGAGACAGGAGAGCATTCCTACTTCACAGCCTCTTTGTAGATGTTGCCATCTTTAGGGCTATTGCAGCAGTAAGGCATGTAATGAAGAGTACAGAGGTATCAGCATCAACCAAGATAGATGAAGTTCTGTATTCTGAGACAGTAGGAAATTTTAGCATCACTGTCACAAGAGATTCTTCAGATGCAAGCTGCAAGGTGGACACTAAGATTGATGGAAGCCGAGCCACAGGAATGGACTCTAAGAATCTCGCGGAGAGGAACCTTTTGAAAGGGATAACTGCAGATGAAAACACGGCTGCCCAT GATGTTGACAGTTTGGGCATTATCAACCTTAGATACTGTGGGTATGTTGCAGTAGCAAAGGTTAACAATATTGACAAAACTAAAGTGGATTCTTCTATCAAGCCTATAAATATCGCAGATCAACCTGAAGGGGGGGCACATGCATTAAACATAAACAG TTTGAGGATGCTCCTTAATGAAGCCAATTCAACTGGAGAGAAAAAGATATCAAACCTTTCACAAAATCATAGGCAGGAAGAACTAACTGCGGCACAAACTTTTGTTGAGAAATTGTTAAAAGAAAGCCTTGAAAAGCTTGAGGAAGAGGAAACTGAGAAACAATCATTTATGAGATGGGAACTTGGTGCCTGCTGGGTTCAGCATTTGCAGGATCAGAAAAATTCTGATAAGGATAAAAAACAAGGTAgtgagaaggaaaagaagaaaacagtGGACAAAGCTCTGAAAGAGACAAAGGTTGAAGGGCTAGGGAAGCCTCTCAAAGCTCTTAAGAACTCGAAAAATGCTGTTGATACTGCTGAGAAGGGATCCTCATTGGGGGCCAAAATCTTGTCTGAAGGAACAAGCTCTGCAGAAAGCCAGAAAGACAGGGCATCAGATGTTGAATTACCTCAAGGAGAATCTAGCGCTTCTGAGAACGAAAGGCTGCTGAAGGATTTATTACTGGATGCTGCCTTTACAAGGTTGAAAGAATCAGAAACTGGGCTCCACCAGAAG TCACCACCTGAGTTGATCGAGATGGCTCTAAAGTACTACGATGAAGTTGCACTTCCTAAGCTG gTTGCTGATTTTGGTTCTCTGGAACTTTCACCTGTCGACGGTAGGACATTGACAGATTTCATGCATACCAGAGGCCTACAGATGCGCTCTCTTGGACGAGTT GTCAAGCTTTCAGAGAAGCTTTCACATGTTCAGTCCCTATGTGTGCATGAGATGATAGTGAGAGCATTCAAGCATATTGTCCGCTCTGTTATTGCTGCTATTTCAGACATGCGACAATTAGCACTAAAAATAGCCGCAGCGCTGAACTTACTGCTTGGTGTTCCTGAATCTGAGGTATCTGGAAGTTCTCCTAATGTGCATCCCCTAGTATGGAGATGGCTGGTAgttttcttgaaaaagagatATGAATTTGAGCTCACAGAGAAACATTATCATGATGTGAGAAAATATGCTATCCTGAGAGGACTATGCCATAAG GTGGGCATTGAATTGGCACCCCGAGATTTCGTTATGGATTCTGCTTTCCCATTCCATAAGCAGGACATTATTAGCCTGGTACCTGTACATAAG CAAGTTGCATGCTCGTCTGCAGATGGAAGGCAACTGCTAGAATCCTCTAAAACTGCCCTTGACAAGGGAAAACTTGAAGATGCTGTTAATTATGGGACCAAG GCTCTCTCTAAGCTCATAACCGTGTGCGGTCCCTATCACCGAATGACAGCTGGAGCTTATAGTCTGCTAGCTGTTGTTTTGTACCATACTGGTGATTTTAATCAg GCTACTATTTATCAGCAAAAGGCCCTAGACATCAATGAGAGGGAACTTGGACTTGACCACCCTGATACAATGAAGAGTTATGGAGACCTTGCTGTGTTCTACTACCGTCTACAACATACAGAATTGGCTCTAAA GTATGTCAAGCGTGCGTTATATCTTCTGCATCTTACGTGCGGGCCGTCTCATCCAAATACAGCTGCTACATATATCAATGTAGCCATGATGGAAGAAGGCTTGGGCAATGTGCATGTAGCTCTCAGATACTTGCACAAAGCTTTAAAATGCAACCAGAAATTACTTGGGCCTGATCATATCCAG ACTGCTGCAAGCTACCACGCTATAGCCATTGCTCTCTCGTTGATGGAAGCTTATTCCTTGAGTGTTCAGCATGAGCAAACAACGTTGCAAATCCTTCGTGCAAAGCTTGGACCAGATGACCTACGGACTCAG GATGCTGCTGCCTGGCTTGAATACTTTGAGTCAAAAGTAATTGAGCAACAAGAGGCTGCACGGAATGGAACTCGGAAACCTGATGCATCAATAGCTAGTAAAGGACACCTAAG TGTATCTGATCTTCTTGATTACATAAATCCTGACCAAGAGAACAAAGGAAGAGATTCTGAATCTGGCAAAAGGAGATACTCAAGCATAAAG GTTTTATCACACTCAAATGAAAGTTCAAATGGAACGAGTCCTGAGATATCTCCAAGAGATTCTACTCCCATTATAAATGAGGAACAGCAAGTTAAAGAACTGTCAAAAGATGACGGCGTTGATCTTATTTCTGAAGCCGAGGTTAAACAGAGTCCTAAGTCGTTTGAGCATCCAGCAGCTTCTGAGCTACCACTAGAGATAGCTGAGGTGCACATTAATTTACCTAAGGAAGTTCTTCAAGAGGAAACTGTAGAACCTGAAGATGGTTGGCAATCTGTTCAAAGACCTAAATCAGCTGGAGGTCCAGGAAAACAGGTAAAACATTACCGTCCTACAACTAGAAAGGTGTACAACCCTAATAGTCATGATCCAACATATACTTCTCAGTACAAGGCAAGGAATTCCTATTCGAATAATCGGTATTATTTCTTAAGGAAGAGAACTGTCGTACCTACAACGTACACAGATCCTCAACAGCATGTGAAAGTCCAGACATCGGGTGCCAGGTTTGGTCGTAAGATTTACAAGGCTGTGACCTATCGGGTTAAGCCTGGGACTGCATCCTCAGAGGTGGAAGGTACTTCTAAGAGTACAGAGCAGATGAGTGGTAAAGCAGAATCCCAGATAACATACTCACAAGTACAAAATCCTACCTCTATAGATCAGAAAGAAAGTGAGCCACATGGAACTTTGGTTGCTAGTATTGGAAATGCTCCATCATACAAAGATGTTGCATTAGCACGTCCTGGAACAATTGCCAAAACTCAGATACAGAAATCTAGAGATGATGTAATGCACAGCCAACCATCACTTGGTCaaatcattgcacaagaaatgAAGGATTCTTTGGTTGACTTACTTAAAGTGGAACAGAGATCTGTGTCTGGGAATACTGACAATTCCAAAGTAACCAATGTGAAAGGAGAAATTCAGCGGtcagaagaaacaaaattctCCAAAAGAGAACTGGAGATTGAAAATCTTGGCAAAGATGGCTTACAAGATATGCCATTATCAAAGGCTGAGGAATCTATAACTGAAAGTGAGCCTGCAAAAAGTAAAGAAGATGCCAATGTGTTCAGTACCACAAATCAAGAACCATCAAGTAGTGGCAATGATGGTGCAGCCATTGAGTTTTCAGGGTCTACTGGATCTGTAAAAGCTGAACAGAGTGGGAAGTCTGACAAGGAATTTTTTGAAGAAGCTCTGCCCAGCAGTATAGAACCTATTGCAGTTTCAGCATCTACAACAGACACAGGGAGTCTTGGAGGTGTTGGAAGTGAGAAGTCAAAGCCTAACTTGCTGCTAAGTAATATTGATTTGAGAGAGATGCCTAATAAGAAGCTATCTGCTGCTGCGCCACCATTTAATCCATCTCCACCGGCTGTACTTAGTCCCCTTGCTGGAAAAGTTGGCCTCCCACCACCAGGTGCCATTCCAGGTGTAGCGCCTTGGCCTGTGAATGTATCCCTGCATCCTGGACATTCAACTATGGTGCCAAGTGGTCCTCCGCTGTGCATGTCGCCTCATCATTTGTATCCTCCTGCTCCTCGATCTCCTAATCTCCTGCATCCTATGCCATTTATTTATCCACCATATAGTCAACCACAGGTAGTCCCAAGCACCACATATCCCATGAACACAAATATTTTTCGGCCTAACCATTATGGATGGCAACCCTATATGAACCCAGCGGCATCAGAATTTGTGCCAGTGTCAGCATGGTCAAGCAGCCATACAGTTGACTTCATCCCCACCCCACATGTTGTTGACCCTATTTCTCAGTCTTTAGCAGATAAACATATTCAATCTGATGCAGCTGTTGTTAGTATAGGACTCTCGCTGGACAGTAATACTGTAGCAGccaaggaggagatggaggcacCTGCAGTGGTAGGAAGTGGCAATTTTATCAGCAACAAACATGATGATCAGGATAAACAATTAAAGGATGCAGCTAGAATTGAATTGAATCCTGACATCCAAGGAGACAGCACACATTATATTGGTGTAGCGAACCATTCGCGAAGcaacatgaagaatgaagatgaaGGTAGTTTCAGGATATACGTAAAAGGGAAAAGCCGGCGGAAACAAACTCTGAGAATCCCAATAAGTTTGCTTAACAAGACATACGGGTCACGCTCTTTCAAGCTTGCCTATAACAAAGTAGTCAGAGAGAATGACATCTTCAGGCCTTCAAGCGTGTCCTTTGCTGATGTTGTTTCAGCTGGCAACTAG